Within the Deltaproteobacteria bacterium RBG_16_64_85 genome, the region AGGAGGACGTTATGAAAAGGTTATCGGTCGTTATTTTGTTCGTATTCGGCTTGACCGCCGCCTCGGCGTGGGCGGCGGGTCCCGGGAAGGACGGCCGGCCGAACGGGGGGACCCTGAACTACGGCGAGTACGGCCGTCCGGCGACCCTGGACCCCGTCACCAGCAACGAGATGGTGTCTCTCCGGATCACGGAGCTCGTCTTCAACGGGCTGGTGGGGATCAACGAGAAGCAGGAGATCGTCCCCGAGCTCGCCGAGCGCTGGGACGTTTCGAAGGACGGGCGCACCTACGTCTTCTTCCTGCGCAAGGACGTAACCTGGCAGGTACGGCCCGGCGAAGCGCCCAAATCCTTCACGGCGGACGATGTGGTCTTCACCTACAACATCATGATGCACCCGAAGACCATCACCCCCTTGAAAGTCCGGTACGAGTTCATCGAGAGCGTGGAGAAGGTCGACGACCACACCGTCCGGTTCACTCTCAAGCGGCCGATTCTCAACGCCCTGGCCAAGTTCACCTTCAAGGTCATCCCGAAGCACGGCCCGGCCAACCCGACGTTTCTCACGCGGGAAGACCCGTTCGTGCGCCGTCCCATCGGGACCGGGCCGTATCAGCTGAAGTCCGTCGCGGGAGACGGCGAGATCACGCTCGCGGCGAACGACGCCTACTTCAAGGGCCGTCCCCACATCGACACGATCGTCGCCAAGCCCTTCGCCGACCAGAACATCATGACGCAGGCGCTCATGTTCAACGCCATCGACATGATCGTGCTCGTGAACCCGCGGTACCTGCCCGAGATCCAGGGGGACAAGCGCTTCGTCCTCCAGCCGTACAACGCCCTGTCGTACTCCTTCTTCGGGTACAACCTGCGCAACCCGTTTCTCTCCGACCGGCGTGTCCGGAAGGCGTTCACCTACGCGCTCAACCGCCAGGAGATGCTCGACTCCTTCTTCGGCGGACAGGGGACGATCATCTCCGGTCCCTTCGCGCCGGGGAGCTGGGCCTACAACCTCGACGTGGCGCCCCTGCCCTTCGACCCCCAGGCGGCCGCCGCGCTTCTCAAGGAGGCGGGCTTTTCGCCCGGGACGGACGGGATCCTGCAGAAGGGAGGGAAGAAGCTCGCCTTGACGCTCAAGGTCCCGATCGAGAAGGAGAGCGAGGCCGTCAAGCGCGTCGTGCTCGCCTTCCGGAACTATCTCAAGAACGTGGGCGTCGACATCAAGGTGGAGTTCGAGGAGTGGCAGGCGTGGAAGGGGAACGTCTTCTTCGAGCACGATTTCGACATCATCTTCGCCACCTGGGTCTTCGACGATTCGGCGGATATCTCCTCCCTGTTCCTCACCGCCGAGATCGGCCCCTGGAAGAACAACTTCGGCGGCTATTCGAACCCGGAAGTGGACAGCCTCCTCATGGAGAGCAAGCTGACCCTCGACCACGAAAAGCGCCGGACGCTCAACCGGAAGCTTCACGCGGTCCTCGCCGAGGAGAACCCGTACACCTTCCTCTGGACCCTGACGAACTACACGGCGTACAACAAGAAGATCCGGCACGTGGCGATTCAACCGTACAAGTTCTTCTCGTACGCGGACGATTGGTTTATTGAACCTTAAAGGCGTCAAGCCGGTCGCCCGGGTCCTGGCCCGGGAGGTCGCCGTGACCGCGCTCCTCCTTCTGGGAGTGAGCGTGGTTGTCTTCGGCATCCTGTACCTGTCGCCGGGCGACCCGTTCGGGATGCTCCGGGGGAACTTCGGCGCCTCCATCCGCACGGGCCTCCCCGTCCTTGAAGAGATCTTGCGGGTGGGCCTCAACACGCTCCTCCTCACGCTGGGCTCCATGGCGGTCACGCTCCTGGTCGCCATTCCCATCGCCCTGTACGCCGCGGTGCGCGGCCTGAACCGGGTCTCCTTTCCGCTGACGATGGCCGCTTACGTTGTGTCCGCCCTCCCCGTCTTCTGGCTCGGATACGTCGTGATCTATCTCTTCATGCACAAGTTCGGGCTTTTTCCCCTGGCATTCGGGTCTTCGGGCGCCGCGCGAGGGCCGAACCGGCTCTACCTCCTTCTGCCCATCGTCGTTTTGGGCCTGGGCAACGGCACGCTGAGCGAGGTCATCCGCCACCTCCGGGAAGAGATGGGGCGCGTCCTGTCCGAGGATTACGTCCGGACCGCGCGCGCCAAGGGGGCCTCGGTCTGGAAACACGCGTACAGGGAGGGGTTTTTGATTCCGGTCACGGAGATCGTGGCGTCGAAGATACCGTTTCTCCTCGGCGGCGCCGTGATCGTCGAGCAGGTGTTCAACTGGCCCGGGATGGGGAGGATGGCCTGGCAGGCGGCCCAGGACCGGGACTTTCCCGTCATCATGGGGATCGCGGTCATTGCGGCCGTCTTCGTGCGGACGGGGAGCCTCCTTCAACGGTTCGTCTACGTCGCGGTCAATCCCGGGGCGTCGCGGGAAACGATCGAAAGGCGCACCGCTTGAGGAAGCGATACGTCCAGACGCCGGGGGAGAACGCAGACTCCTCCGGCCTCCGCTTCTTCCGGAAGGCGGAGGCCATCGACCTCCTCTTTGTCGGCTACGGCCTGCTGATCGTATTCCTCGTGGCGGCCTCCTATGTCGCCGGGGCGTTCTGCCTCCTGCCGCACGACCCCGAGGCGCTGGACCTTGACCTTCTGCTCGCCCCGCCGGGGACGGCCGGTCACCTCCTGGGGACCGATTTCATGGGGCGGGACATCTTCGCGCGGCTGATCCTGGGGATCCAGGCCTACTTCCTGCCGGGTCTTCTGGCCATCGCCGTCGCGATCGTGCCCGGCGCCGCCCTGGGGGTGCTGGCGGGATATCGCGAGGGGCGGGCCGAAACGGTCATCACCTGGTTTTCCAACCTGGTGGACTCGTTCCCGCGCCTGGTGCTCATTCTCCTGGTCGTCGCCGCGTTCAAGCCGGACATCTACTACATCATGGTCGTCGCGGGGCTGACGAACATCCCGGCGGCCGTTTCGCTCGTCAAGGGCAAGATCCGGTTCCTGAAGGAGAAGAACTTCATCGAGGCGGCCGAAGGCCTGGGGCTGCCGCGGCGCACCATCGTCCTCAAGCACATCCTGTGGCACCATTGCCGGGCGTCGCTCATCATCCGGGCGACGCTGGGAATGGGCGAGGCCATTCTCGTGGAGACGAGCTTGAGCTACCTGGGGTTCGGCGTCCAGGAGCCCACGCCTTCGTGGGGGAACATGGTCCAGTCGGGGGCGAACTACTTCCTCCAGGGGAACTTCTGGCCGTCCACCGTCCCGGCGCTGGCGATCCTTCTCGCCATCCTGGGGTTCCATCTCCTCGGGGACGGGCTCAACAACCTGCTCGAGCGGAAGGCGGCCTATTGAGTGCCCCCCCCCTTCTGAAAATCGAAAACCTGAAGACGTATTTCTTTTCCAAAGGCCGTCAGGCCTTCATCCGGTCGGTGGACGGCGTGAGCTTCGAGATCCGGAAAGGGGAGACGCTCGGCGTTGTGGGGGAGAGCGGCAGCGGCAAGAGCGTCACGGCGCTCTCCGTCATGGGGCTCGTCGGCGCCGCGCCGGGCGTCATCGCAGGCCGGATCGGGCTCAAGACCGACGGCATCCGGAAGAACCTGCTCCAGAACCTTGACGACTACGTGGAGCTCGCCGAGGCCGACGGCCGGGTCGTGGAAGTGCGCAAGGACGTCGTGGGATGGCAGAAAAACGTCGAGCGCCTGATGGGCAAGGTCCGCGGCAAGGCGGTCGCGATGATCTTCCAGAACCCCAAGTCGTCGCTGAATCCGTTCCTCTCCGTGGGACGGCAGATCACGGAGGCGATCCGGCTTCACACGCCTTACAAGGGCGAGGCGGAAGGCAGGGAGCGCACTCTCTACTGGCTCGAGCGGGTCCGGATGGATTCCCCGAGGCTTCGGTTCGACAACTATCCGCGGGCCCTGTCGGGCGGGATGTGCCAGCGGGCGATGGTCGCGATGGCGCTTTCCTGCGAGCCCTCGTTCCTGATCGCGGACGAGCCCACGACGGGGCTCGACGCCACCATCCAGTCGAAGATCGCGGACCTGCTCGCCGAACTGAAAGCGGACCTCGGGGTCACGACGATGCTCATCAGCCACGATATCGGCGTTATCCGCCGCCTCTCCGACAGCGTGGCGGTGATGTACGGCGGGATGGTGGTGGAGTACGGGCCGGTGCGAAAAGTCCTGGCGGCGGGGCCGGAATCCGGCCACCCGTATACCGCGGCGCTTTTGGCCTCGGTCCCCGGCGATCGGAACATCCGGGGGAAGGAGCCCCTCCAGGCGATCCCGGGGGACGTGCCGGATACTATTCATGTCCCGAACGGGTGCCGTTTTTACGGGCGCTGCAGCCGGGTGACCGACGCGGTCGAAAAGGAGTGCGCTTCGCTCCTACCCCCCCTGTCGGAAATCGCCCCCGGACACGCGGTCCGCTGCTGGCTCTACGGGGGGAGTTAAGAGGAGCGCGATGCCTGGGACGATCCTGGAAGTGAGCCGTCTGAAGAAATATTTCTTCCAGCGCCGGGGATGGTTCTCCCCGCTTTCGGGAGAAGAGCGGCTCATCCCCGCGGTGGACGACGTGAGCTTCTATATCAAGGAGGGGGAGATCCTGGGGCTCGTGGGAGAGTCCGGATGCGGGAAGACGACCGTGGGCCGGACGATCCTGGGGCTCACCCCGGTCACCTCGGGGAGCATCCTCTTCGAGGGGAAGGAGATCACCGCCCTCCCCCCGGAGGAGCTCCGGGCCTTGCGGAGCCGGATGCAGATGATCTTCCAGGATCTCGATGCGGCCCTGAACCCGAAGATGCGCGTCCGGGACATCCTCTCCGAGGCGATCCTTCTTCACCACCGGCTGACCGATGCGGAAGTCGAACGGAGAACCGCCGAGCTCCTCGACCAGGTGAACCTGAAGGCGAGCAAGCTCCCGAGCTTCCCCGACGAGCTTTCGGGCGGCGAAAAGCGGCGGGTGGGGATCGCCCGCGCCCTTGCCGTCGGGGCGCGGTTCCTCGTGGCGGACGAGCCGACGAGCGCGCTCGACGTTTCCATCCAGGCCCAGGTCGTCAATCTCCTGCTGGACCTTCAGAAGCGTCTCGGCCTGTCGTACCTGTTCATCTCGCACGACCTGCGTGTGGTGGAGCTCCTGAGCCACAAGGTGGCCGTCATGTACCTGGGAAAGATCGTGGAGATCGGGTTGTCGGAGAGCATCGCCCACGCCCCCCGCCACCCGTACACGCGCATCCTCTGGTCCTCTCTTGTCGAAAAGCAGAGCAGCGAGGTGTTCCGGCAAGCCCACCGGTCATCGGGGAGGAGCTGGGGGGTCTTCGATTTCGAGAGGCCGGCCGCCGGCTGCCGGTTCGCCCCCCGCTGCCCGGTCTACGAGGCCAATGGCCGTCCCGCCGTCTGCACGGACCCTGCGTCCGCACCGCAGCTTGCGTCCGCCGGACCCGCCCACCAGGTGGCGTGCCACTTCCCGCTCTCGTGACACGCCGCCGGCACGGTTTCGGTTTCCTCCTCCTCCCCGGTTGCCGTGCGGGAAACGGTAAAGTTTACAAGTTGTTTTTCCGAATAGAACCGGTGAAGGGAAAAAGGAGGCCAGGCAAGAGAGAGTCCCGGCGTCTTACAGGTGGTGGAAATGGTCCGGAGGGGCATCGATTCGATCGGCCGCAGGGGATTCACCCTCGTGGAAATCATCATTGTCCTTGTCATCATCGGCATCTCGGCGGCCATTGCCATTCCCGTTTATACCAACTATATCAACGAGTTGGCCAACAAGCTCGCCATTAAGAATATCCGGCTGCTGGAAAACGCCATCAAGCAGTATGAGCTTGAAAACATGCGCCTGCCGGATGCCCTTGACAATCTCGCACCCGTTCCATTATTAGACACGCAAGGACAAACCATCACACAGTCTCCCCCATTTCTCGACCCGTGGAACAGGCCTTTCCGGTACCTGAATCTGGCGAACGATAACCCCCCCGCCTATCCCAACGCCCGCAGGGACGGGGCCGACAAGCCGCTCAGCCTGGACTATGACCTCTACAGCATGGGCGCCGATGGATTGACGCAAAAGAGATTGGATAATCCCAGAAGTCTGGACGATATCGTCCGGGCAAGATCCGGCGCATTCGTGAACCTGGCCTCCAAGTACTGACCGGGAACCGGCATGGAACCGACCTTTTCCTCCCTGCGCGGCGTCGTTGCGAAGCGGATCCTCGGTCTCTTCCTGTTGTGCGCCCTCTTCCCGATCGTCACTCTCGCGGCCCTCTCCATCTGGGAGATGTCCGTCAGCCTGAAGGACCAGACCGATCAACGTCTGCACCAGGTCTGCAAGAATATCGGCATGGAGATCCACCAGGAGTTGTCCCCCCTTCACGTCGAATTGGCCGCGCTGGCGGTATCTCCGGACGGGCTCCGATCTTCCGGAGCGACGGAAAGGGACACCCGCTTGACCCGGGAGCGGCATTTCCGCGGCCTGACCCTTTTCCGGGAGCGTTCGGGAGCGGAACCTCTGTTCGGGACTCCGTGCCCGGTCCCGCAACGGACCGATGCCTTGCGGAAGCACCTGGCTTCCGGGAAAGGGGCGGTCTTCGTCCAGGGGGACGCCGGGGCGCCTTCCCGTGCGTACATGGCCGTGGCAGCCGACCGGCGGGTGCCGGAACAAGGGATTCTGGTGGGGGAAATCCACCCGGATTACCTGGGGGAAATCACGGAAAGCTTCATGCCGTCGGAGGGCAACCACGCGATCCTGGATCCGAACGGGGGCATCCTCTACAGTCTCCAGCCGTTGCCGGCGGCGGTCGCCCGGCGCGTCAAGGACGAGGTGCGGCGCGCGATTTCCGGCCGGTTCGAGTGGGACGGGGAGGACGATACCTCGATCGTCAACTACCGGTCGATCTTTCTCAAGGCCAACTTCCTTTCCGAGGATTGGACGGTCGTGGTCAGCCAACCCAAGGGGAAGGCTTTCGCGGCGATAAAAACCTTCACGCGGACGTTTGTCCTGATCGTCATGCTCACTCTCCTGGTGGTCACGCTGCTGAGCATTGTTCAGATCCGCAGGAGCCTCGTTCCCCTGGCCAGGCTCCAGGAAGGGACCCAAAAGATCAGCCGGGGGGAATTCGACGCCCGGGTCGAGGTCGCAAGCGGCGACGAGTTCGAGGAGCTCGCCGGCTCCTTCAACGCCATGTCGGACCGCCTGGCGAAGCAGTTCAACGCCCTGACCGGAACCGGCAGGATCGTCCGGTCGGTTCTTACCGCGCTGGATAAGGAGAAGATCGCCGGCGTCGTTGCCGCGAATTTAGGGTCCGTGATCCCGTGCGATCGTTTCGCCCTCTCCCTGATGGACGGCCCGGGAGCCGGCACGGCGCGCACCTATGTCGATGCCCCGGACGCCGGGTCTTCCCCGGAGCCGGTTTCCTTCCGGACGGTCTTCACACCCGAGGAAATCCGAAGACTCGGGGCAACCGTCGAGGCGCTGACCGTGAAGCCGGGAGACGGCTTCGAAAGCCTGATTTCCTCCATGTCGGGGAACGATTTCTCGACATTCCACCTCCTTCCCGTCTTCCACAAGGATGTCCTGACCGGCGTTCTCGCGCTGGGATACGGGAACGGCCCGGGCCGGGAGAAAGAGGACCTGATCCGGGGACGTCAGATCGCGGACCAGGTCGGCGTCGCCCTGGCCAATGCGCACCTGGTCGAGGAACTCGATCAGCTCAACTGGGGGACCATGGTTGCCCTGGCTCGAACCGTCGACGCGAAGTCCCCCTGGACCGCGGGACATTCCGAGAGGGTGACGAACCTTTCGTTGAAAATCGGCAAGGCCATGGGGCTCGCCGTGGCGGATATCGACATCCTGCATCGGGCGGGACTGCTCCACGACATCGGAAAGATCGCCGTTCCCGGAGCCATCCTGGACAAGCCGGGACACCTGACGGATTCGGAGTATGCCTCTGTCAAGCAGCATCCGGAAAAGGGAGCCCTTATTCTGCAGCCGATCCCGCCCTATCGGGAGGTCGTTCCCATCGTGGCGCAGCACCACGAGTGGTTCGACGGAAAAGGATATCCGCGGGGGCTGTCAGGGGAAGCCATCTTGCTTGGCGCCCGCATCCTCGCGGTGGCCGATGTGTTCGACGCCCTGACATCGAAACGGCCCTATCGGTCGGAATTGAGCGCGGATTTTGCCATGGCCCACATCGTGAAACTTGCGGGCCGGCAGTTCGATCCGGTCGTTGTGCGGGTCTTCCGACGGATCGACCTCCGCGAAGACCCATCCACGGTTCCGCGGGATTCCGCGCCTGAGCACGCGGATTCCGTCGAGAGCTTCGTGTAACGGATTCGCGACCTATGAACCGACCCCTCCGGATACCCGGAGCGCCTCGCGGGCGATGTGGAGGTCTTCCCGCGTGTGGAGGATGAGGATTCGCCCGGAGGAGCCGGTCTCCGCAAGATCCGCGTCCGGGCGCATTGTCCTGTTGCGCTCCGGGTCGAGCCGCAATCCGAGACATGCAAGCCCCCGGCAGATCTCCTCCCTCAAGTCCGCCGCGTTCTCCCCCACGCCGGCGGTGAAGACGAGCGCATCCACACCACCCGGCGCGACGGCGAGCGCTCCGATCGCAGACCGGACGGAGTCGGCGTAGATCGCGAGGGCCAGCCGGGCCCGCCCGTTTCCTTCCTTCGCCGCTTCCTGGACCGCCCGGAAATCGGACGAGACTCCCGACACGCCCAAGAGACCGCTGCGCCGTTGCAGGATCTCGCCGAGTTCCCCCGCGGAGAGTCCCATCCGCTCCATCGCGTAGAGCAGGATCCCGGGGTCGACCGACCCCGCGCGGCTTCCCATCACGAGTCCCTCCAACGGGGTAAACCCCATCGTAGTGGAGAGCGCTTTCCCGCTGAGCGTGGCCGTCGCCGAGCAGCCGTTCCCGAGATGACAGGTGACGGCGCGGAACCCGATAAGCGGCCGGCCGAGGAATTCCGCCGCCCGCCCGGCACAGTAGGCGTGGCTGATCCCATGGAAGCCGAAGCGGCGGATCCCGCGCTCCGCGTACCATTCGTACGGCAGCGGGTAGACGTGCCGGTGGGGGGGAAGGTCCGCGAAGAAGGCCGTGTCGAAGACGGCGACGTGGGGGACGCCGGGGATCGCACGTTGCGCCGACCCGATCGCCGCCAAGGCCGGGGGATTGTGCAGGGGGGCGAGATCCGAGAGGCGCTCGATCTCCTCCAACACCCTGTCATCGATCGGCACGCTCTCCGTGAAGACCCTTCCCCCGTGGACGACCCGGTGGCCGACGGCGACGACCGGGTCGGAGGCGAGGTCGTCCCGGATCGCGTCGAGAACCCCGGAAACCGCATCCTTCAGATCCGCCTCGGGCGTGGGTTCCTCGACGGTCCCCTCCGCCATCGGTTCCGTGGAACGCCCGGAAAAGAGAGTGAACTTGAGGGTGCTCGACCCCGCGTTCAAGACGAGGACGCTCATGGCGTCCACTTCCAGTCGCGGATCTCCGGCATGTCCTCCCCGTGACGATGGATGTATTGCTTGTGCTCGAGGAGCCGGTCCCGGATCTCCTGCTTGGCGTAAGCGACCTTCGCCCCCAGCGCCGCCACCCGGTCGATCACGTCCCCCGCCAGGTGGAACCGGTCGAGGTCGTTCAGGACCACCATGTCGAAGGGGGTCGTGGTCGTCCCCTCCTCCTTGTAGCCGCGCACGTGGAGGTTCCCGTGGTTCGTCCTCCGGTAGGTCAGGCGGTGGATGAGCCACGGGTATCCGTGGAAGGCGAAGATGATCGGCTTGTCCTTCGTGAAGATCGCGTCGAACTCCTTGTCGGAGAGGCCGTGCGGGTGCTCGCTCTGCGGCTGGAGGGACATGAGGTCCACCACGTTGACGACCCGGATCCGGAGCCCGGGCGCCATCCTCCGCAGCAGGGAGACCGCCGCGAGCGTCTCGAGGGTCGGAACGTCTCCGGCGCAGGCCATCACCACGTCGGGCTCGGTTCCGCGGTCGTTGCTCGCCCACTCCCAGATCCCGATCCCCGCCGTGCAATGCCGGATCGCCGCATCCATGGAGAGCCATTGGGGGGCGGGCTGTTTCCCGGCGACGATGACGTTGACGTAGTCGCGGCTCCTCAAGGCATGGTCGGCCACCGACAGGAGGGTGTTCGCATCGGGGGGGAGGTAGACGCGGATGATGTCCGCCTTCTTGTTCACCACGTGGTCGATGAAGCCGGGGTCCTGGTGGCTGAAGCCGTTGTGGTCCTGCCGCCAGACGTGGGAGGTGAGGAGGTAATTCAGGGATGCGATCGGGCGCCGCCACGGGATGTCCCGCGTGACCTTGAGCCACTTCGCGTGCTGGTTGAACATCGAGTCCACGATGTGGATGAACGCCTCGTAGCAGGAGAGGATCCCGTGCCGGCCGGTGAGCAGGTACCCCTCGAGCCACCCTTGGCACTGGTGCTCGGAGAGCATCTCCATGACCCGCCCGTCGGGGGATAGTCCCTCGTCGGTGGGGAGGCGTCCGGCGACCCACGCCTTGCCGGTGGCCTCGAAGACCGCTCCCAGCCGGTTGGAGGCCGTTTCGTCGGGGCCGAAGACCCGGAAATTCCGGAATTCAGCGTTGAGCCTCAGGATGTCCCGGAGGAACGTCCCCAGGACCCGGGTCGCTTCGGCCTCGACGGCCCCCGGGGCGGGAACATCGACGGCGTACTCCCGGAAGTCGGGCATCCGAAGGTCGTGCAGGAGGGTCCCGCCGTTGGCGTGCGGGTTCGCCCCCATCCTCCGGCTCCCTTCCGGCGCCAGCCCGGCGAGCTCGGTGCGCAGGCGGCCGCGCTCGTCGAACAGC harbors:
- a CDS encoding phosphoketolase, whose product is VKPRLLGHWGTTPGLNFIYVHLNRVIKEYDLNMIYVCGPGHGGPGIVANTYLEGTYSEVYPDVSRDEEGMKRLFTQFSFPGGIPSHVAPETPGSIHEGGELGYALSHAFGAAFDNPDLVVACVVGDGEAETGPLATGWHSNKFLNPARDGAVLPILHLNGYKIQNPCILARIPREELEHLFLGYGYAPRFVEGEEPEAMHQAMAEALDGAVGEIRRIREKARAAGDAARPRWPMIVLRTPKGWTGPKEVDGKPSEGTWRSHQVPFSEMASRPDHVKLLEEWMRSYRPEELFDERGRLRTELAGLAPEGSRRMGANPHANGGTLLHDLRMPDFREYAVDVPAPGAVEAEATRVLGTFLRDILRLNAEFRNFRVFGPDETASNRLGAVFEATGKAWVAGRLPTDEGLSPDGRVMEMLSEHQCQGWLEGYLLTGRHGILSCYEAFIHIVDSMFNQHAKWLKVTRDIPWRRPIASLNYLLTSHVWRQDHNGFSHQDPGFIDHVVNKKADIIRVYLPPDANTLLSVADHALRSRDYVNVIVAGKQPAPQWLSMDAAIRHCTAGIGIWEWASNDRGTEPDVVMACAGDVPTLETLAAVSLLRRMAPGLRIRVVNVVDLMSLQPQSEHPHGLSDKEFDAIFTKDKPIIFAFHGYPWLIHRLTYRRTNHGNLHVRGYKEEGTTTTPFDMVVLNDLDRFHLAGDVIDRVAALGAKVAYAKQEIRDRLLEHKQYIHRHGEDMPEIRDWKWTP